One part of the Lotus japonicus ecotype B-129 chromosome 2, LjGifu_v1.2 genome encodes these proteins:
- the LOC130741210 gene encoding uncharacterized protein LOC130741210 isoform X3, producing MEQKSILISALGVGVGVGVGIKLASGQNVGKWGANDCSSSAITVEKMEHEMLRLVVDGRESNVTFDNFPYYLSEQTRLLLTSAAYVHLKHADVSRHTRNLAPASRTILLSGPAESYQQVLAKALAHYFEAKLLLLDLTDFSLKIQSRYGFANNESSFKRSTSESTLDRLSDLFGSFSIFPQRDEPKGNIHRQSSGVDLRSMEPEGSCNPPKHRRYSSASANISSLGLQSNPTNSAPLKNVTNWSFDEKILIQTLYKVLVYVSKTFPVVLYLRDVDKLLHRSQRMYKLFQQLLKKLSGPILILGSQVLNSSDDCLKVDERLTSLFPYNIEIMPQEDESNPVSWKSQFEEEVKRIQTQDNKNHIMEVLAANDLDCDDLNSICVADTMILSDYIDEIVMSAVSYHLMNNKDPEYRNGKLVIPCSSLSHAFGIFHEGKFRGGDTLKLEAQTITSEREEGAVVNPEAKSENPAPDIKAEAERPTLVEKTEGENSVPAPKAEVPPDNEFEKRIRPDVIPANEIGVTFSDIGALDETKESLQELVMLPLRRPDLFSGGLLKPCRGILLFGPPGTGKTMLAKAIANEAGASFINVSMSTITSKWFGEDEKNVRALFTLAAKVSPTIIFVDEVDSMLGQRTRVGEHEAMRKIKNEFMTLWDGLMTKPGEQILVLAATNRPFDLDEAIIRRFERRIMVGLPSVENREKILKTLVAKEKVDEKLDFQELATMTEGYTGSDLKNLCTTAAYRPIRELIQQERLKSLQGKKQEDVEGQYNNVHDEQGKQYATRNGNDAEDAEEEVEQERVITLRPLNIHDFREARSQVSASFASEGAGMSELKQWNDLYGEGGSRKKEQLSYFL from the exons ATGGAACAGAAAAGCATTTTGATATCAGCATTGGGTGTTGGGGTGGGAGTGGGCGTGGGGATTAAGTTGGCTTCTGGACAAAATGTTGGCAAATGGGGAGCGAATGATTGTTCCTCGAGCGCCATTACGGTCGAGAAAATGGAGCACGAAATGCTACGGCTAGTTGTTGATGGCAGAGAGAGCAATGTCACTTTTGATAATTTCCCTTATTATCTCAG TGAGCAAACACGGTTGTTGCTGACAAGTGCTGCCTATGTCCACTTAAAGCATGCAGATGTTTCAAGACATACCCGGAATCTTGCTCCTGCAAGCCGGACTATCCTACTCTCAGGGCCAGCAG AATCTTACCAACAGGTTCTTGCCAAGGCTTTAGCTCACTACTTTGAGGCGAAGTTGCTTCTGTTAGATTTAACTGACTTCTCATTGAAG ATACAAAGTAGATATGGTTTTGCCAACAATGAATCT TCTTTCAAAAGATCTACTTCAGAGTCAACTTTGGACCGACTATCTGACCTATTCGGGTCTTTCTCAATATTTCCACAAAGAGATGAGCCTAAAG GAAATATCCACAGGCAAAGCAGTGGAGTGGACCTCCGATCAAT GGAGCCTGAAGGATCTTGTAATCCTCCTAAACATCGGAGATATTCGTCCGCATCTGCAAATATTAGTAGCCTTGGTTTGCAAAGCAATCCTACAAATTCAG CTCCTCTGAAGAACGTTACCAACTGGTCTTTTGATGAAAAGATTCTCATTCAGACTCTTTACAAG GTTTTAGTTTATGTGTCAAAAACCTTTCCCGTTGTGCTATATCTACGGGATGTTGATAAGTTGTTACATAGATCGCAAAGGATGTATAAACTATTCCAGCAACTGTTGAAGAAATTATCTGGACCAATTTTAATTCTTGGTTCACAAGTTCTGAATTCTAGTGATGATTGCCTAAAAGTGGATGAGAGGCTTACTTCCCTCTTCCCCTACAACATTGAAATCATGCCACAAGAAGATGAATCTAACCCTGTCAGCTGGAAATCTCAATTTGAAGAGGAGGTTAAGAGGATACAGACTCAGGATAACAAAAACCATATCATGGAAGTGCTCGCAGCCAATGATCTTGATTGTGATGACCTGAATTCCATCTGTGTAGCAGACACAATGATTCTCAGTGACTATATAGACGAGATTGTCATGTCAGCAGTTTCTTATCATTTAATGAATAACAAAGATCCTGAGTACAGAAATGGGAAACTCGTTATTCCATGCAGTAG tttGTCCCATGCATTCGGTATATTCCACGAGGGAAAATTCAGGGGAGGAGATACATTAAAATTAGAAGCTCAAACAATAACATCGGAG AGAGAGGAAGGGGCTGTTGTGAATCCAGAAGCAAAATCTGAAAATCCTGCTCCTGATATAAAGGCTGAAGCAGAAAGACCAACTTTAGTCGAAAAAACTGAAGGTGAAAATTCAGTTCCTGCACCCAAAGCT GAAGTTCCTCCTGATAATGAGTTTGAGAAGCGAATAAGGCCTGACGTAATACCAGCAAACGAGATCGGTGTAACATTCTCCGATATTGGTGCCTTAGATGAGACCAAAGAATCGCTACAAGAACTAGTAATGCTTCCTCTCCGAAGGCCAGACCTTTTCAGTGGCGGCCTTCTAAAGCCTTGTAGAGGAATATTACTATTTGGGCCTCCTGGCACCGGAAAGACAATGCTAGCAAAGGCCATTGCAAACGAGGCTGGAGCGAGTTTCATCAATGTATCCATGTCCACCATCACCTCTAAATGGTTCggtgaagatgagaagaacgtTCGTGCTCTATTCACACTGGCAGCCAAAGTCTCCCCAActattatatttgttgatgaGGTTGACAGTATGCTTGGGCAGCGAACAAGAGTAGGGGAGCATGAAGCCATGCGTAAAATAAAGAATGAGTTTATGACACTTTGGGATGGGCTTATGACAAAACCAGGGGAGCAAATCCTTGTTCTTGCTGCAACCAATAGGCCATTTGACCTGGATGAGGCAATTATCAGACGATTTGAAAGGAG AATTATGGTAGGACTACCATCTGTGGAGAACAGGGAAAAGATATTGAAGACTCTTGTGGCTAAAGAAAAGGTGGACGAGAAACTTGATTTTCAGGAACTCGCAACTATGACAGAAGGATATACCGGAAGTGATCTAAAG AACTTGTGCACAACTGCTGCTTATAGGCCTATTAGAGAGTTGATACAACAAGAAAGACTAAAGAGTTTG CAGGGGAAAAAGCAGGAAGATGTTGAAGGACAATATAACAATGTCCATGATGAGCAAGGAAAGCAATATGCAACAAGAAATGGCAACGATGCTGAGGACGCAGAAGAGGAAGTCGAACAGGAAAGAGTTATTACCCTAAGGCCTTTGAATATTCATGACTTCAGAGAGGCAAGGAGTCAG GTCTCCGCAAGCTTCGCATCTGAGGGGGCTGGAATGAGTGAATTGAAACAGTGGAATGATTTGTATGGGGAAGGTGGTTCAAGGAAGAAAGAGCAGTTATCTTACTTCCTTTGA
- the LOC130741210 gene encoding uncharacterized protein LOC130741210 isoform X1, with protein MEQKSILISALGVGVGVGVGIKLASGQNVGKWGANDCSSSAITVEKMEHEMLRLVVDGRESNVTFDNFPYYLSEQTRLLLTSAAYVHLKHADVSRHTRNLAPASRTILLSGPAESYQQVLAKALAHYFEAKLLLLDLTDFSLKIQSRYGFANNESSFKRSTSESTLDRLSDLFGSFSIFPQRDEPKVPGNIHRQSSGVDLRSMEPEGSCNPPKHRRYSSASANISSLGLQSNPTNSAPLKNVTNWSFDEKILIQTLYKVLVYVSKTFPVVLYLRDVDKLLHRSQRMYKLFQQLLKKLSGPILILGSQVLNSSDDCLKVDERLTSLFPYNIEIMPQEDESNPVSWKSQFEEEVKRIQTQDNKNHIMEVLAANDLDCDDLNSICVADTMILSDYIDEIVMSAVSYHLMNNKDPEYRNGKLVIPCSSLSHAFGIFHEGKFRGGDTLKLEAQTITSEREEGAVVNPEAKSENPAPDIKAEAERPTLVEKTEGENSVPAPKAEVPPDNEFEKRIRPDVIPANEIGVTFSDIGALDETKESLQELVMLPLRRPDLFSGGLLKPCRGILLFGPPGTGKTMLAKAIANEAGASFINVSMSTITSKWFGEDEKNVRALFTLAAKVSPTIIFVDEVDSMLGQRTRVGEHEAMRKIKNEFMTLWDGLMTKPGEQILVLAATNRPFDLDEAIIRRFERRIMVGLPSVENREKILKTLVAKEKVDEKLDFQELATMTEGYTGSDLKNLCTTAAYRPIRELIQQERLKSLQGKKQEDVEGQYNNVHDEQGKQYATRNGNDAEDAEEEVEQERVITLRPLNIHDFREARSQVSASFASEGAGMSELKQWNDLYGEGGSRKKEQLSYFL; from the exons ATGGAACAGAAAAGCATTTTGATATCAGCATTGGGTGTTGGGGTGGGAGTGGGCGTGGGGATTAAGTTGGCTTCTGGACAAAATGTTGGCAAATGGGGAGCGAATGATTGTTCCTCGAGCGCCATTACGGTCGAGAAAATGGAGCACGAAATGCTACGGCTAGTTGTTGATGGCAGAGAGAGCAATGTCACTTTTGATAATTTCCCTTATTATCTCAG TGAGCAAACACGGTTGTTGCTGACAAGTGCTGCCTATGTCCACTTAAAGCATGCAGATGTTTCAAGACATACCCGGAATCTTGCTCCTGCAAGCCGGACTATCCTACTCTCAGGGCCAGCAG AATCTTACCAACAGGTTCTTGCCAAGGCTTTAGCTCACTACTTTGAGGCGAAGTTGCTTCTGTTAGATTTAACTGACTTCTCATTGAAG ATACAAAGTAGATATGGTTTTGCCAACAATGAATCT TCTTTCAAAAGATCTACTTCAGAGTCAACTTTGGACCGACTATCTGACCTATTCGGGTCTTTCTCAATATTTCCACAAAGAGATGAGCCTAAAG TTCCAGGAAATATCCACAGGCAAAGCAGTGGAGTGGACCTCCGATCAAT GGAGCCTGAAGGATCTTGTAATCCTCCTAAACATCGGAGATATTCGTCCGCATCTGCAAATATTAGTAGCCTTGGTTTGCAAAGCAATCCTACAAATTCAG CTCCTCTGAAGAACGTTACCAACTGGTCTTTTGATGAAAAGATTCTCATTCAGACTCTTTACAAG GTTTTAGTTTATGTGTCAAAAACCTTTCCCGTTGTGCTATATCTACGGGATGTTGATAAGTTGTTACATAGATCGCAAAGGATGTATAAACTATTCCAGCAACTGTTGAAGAAATTATCTGGACCAATTTTAATTCTTGGTTCACAAGTTCTGAATTCTAGTGATGATTGCCTAAAAGTGGATGAGAGGCTTACTTCCCTCTTCCCCTACAACATTGAAATCATGCCACAAGAAGATGAATCTAACCCTGTCAGCTGGAAATCTCAATTTGAAGAGGAGGTTAAGAGGATACAGACTCAGGATAACAAAAACCATATCATGGAAGTGCTCGCAGCCAATGATCTTGATTGTGATGACCTGAATTCCATCTGTGTAGCAGACACAATGATTCTCAGTGACTATATAGACGAGATTGTCATGTCAGCAGTTTCTTATCATTTAATGAATAACAAAGATCCTGAGTACAGAAATGGGAAACTCGTTATTCCATGCAGTAG tttGTCCCATGCATTCGGTATATTCCACGAGGGAAAATTCAGGGGAGGAGATACATTAAAATTAGAAGCTCAAACAATAACATCGGAG AGAGAGGAAGGGGCTGTTGTGAATCCAGAAGCAAAATCTGAAAATCCTGCTCCTGATATAAAGGCTGAAGCAGAAAGACCAACTTTAGTCGAAAAAACTGAAGGTGAAAATTCAGTTCCTGCACCCAAAGCT GAAGTTCCTCCTGATAATGAGTTTGAGAAGCGAATAAGGCCTGACGTAATACCAGCAAACGAGATCGGTGTAACATTCTCCGATATTGGTGCCTTAGATGAGACCAAAGAATCGCTACAAGAACTAGTAATGCTTCCTCTCCGAAGGCCAGACCTTTTCAGTGGCGGCCTTCTAAAGCCTTGTAGAGGAATATTACTATTTGGGCCTCCTGGCACCGGAAAGACAATGCTAGCAAAGGCCATTGCAAACGAGGCTGGAGCGAGTTTCATCAATGTATCCATGTCCACCATCACCTCTAAATGGTTCggtgaagatgagaagaacgtTCGTGCTCTATTCACACTGGCAGCCAAAGTCTCCCCAActattatatttgttgatgaGGTTGACAGTATGCTTGGGCAGCGAACAAGAGTAGGGGAGCATGAAGCCATGCGTAAAATAAAGAATGAGTTTATGACACTTTGGGATGGGCTTATGACAAAACCAGGGGAGCAAATCCTTGTTCTTGCTGCAACCAATAGGCCATTTGACCTGGATGAGGCAATTATCAGACGATTTGAAAGGAG AATTATGGTAGGACTACCATCTGTGGAGAACAGGGAAAAGATATTGAAGACTCTTGTGGCTAAAGAAAAGGTGGACGAGAAACTTGATTTTCAGGAACTCGCAACTATGACAGAAGGATATACCGGAAGTGATCTAAAG AACTTGTGCACAACTGCTGCTTATAGGCCTATTAGAGAGTTGATACAACAAGAAAGACTAAAGAGTTTG CAGGGGAAAAAGCAGGAAGATGTTGAAGGACAATATAACAATGTCCATGATGAGCAAGGAAAGCAATATGCAACAAGAAATGGCAACGATGCTGAGGACGCAGAAGAGGAAGTCGAACAGGAAAGAGTTATTACCCTAAGGCCTTTGAATATTCATGACTTCAGAGAGGCAAGGAGTCAG GTCTCCGCAAGCTTCGCATCTGAGGGGGCTGGAATGAGTGAATTGAAACAGTGGAATGATTTGTATGGGGAAGGTGGTTCAAGGAAGAAAGAGCAGTTATCTTACTTCCTTTGA
- the LOC130741210 gene encoding uncharacterized protein LOC130741210 isoform X4: protein MEQKSILISALGVGVGVGVGIKLASGQNVGKWGANDCSSSAITVEKMEHEMLRLVVDGRESNVTFDNFPYYLSEQTRLLLTSAAYVHLKHADVSRHTRNLAPASRTILLSGPAESYQQVLAKALAHYFEAKLLLLDLTDFSLKIQSRYGFANNESSFKRSTSESTLDRLSDLFGSFSIFPQRDEPKGNIHRQSSGVDLRSMEPEGSCNPPKHRRYSSASANISSLGLQSNPTNSAPLKNVTNWSFDEKILIQTLYKVLVYVSKTFPVVLYLRDVDKLLHRSQRMYKLFQQLLKKLSGPILILGSQVLNSSDDCLKVDERLTSLFPYNIEIMPQEDESNPVSWKSQFEEEVKRIQTQDNKNHIMEVLAANDLDCDDLNSICVADTMILSDYIDEIVMSAVSYHLMNNKDPEYRNGKLVIPCSSLSHAFGIFHEGKFRGGDTLKLEAQTITSEREEGAVVNPEAKSENPAPDIKAEAERPTLVEKTEGENSVPAPKAEVPPDNEFEKRIRPDVIPANEIGVTFSDIGALDETKESLQELVMLPLRRPDLFSGGLLKPCRGILLFGPPGTGKTMLAKAIANEAGASFINVSMSTITSKWFGEDEKNVRALFTLAAKVSPTIIFVDEVDSMLGQRTRVGEHEAMRKIKNEFMTLWDGLMTKPGEQILVLAATNRPFDLDEAIIRRFERRIMVGLPSVENREKILKTLVAKEKVDEKLDFQELATMTEGYTGSDLKNLCTTAAYRPIRELIQQERLKSLGKKQEDVEGQYNNVHDEQGKQYATRNGNDAEDAEEEVEQERVITLRPLNIHDFREARSQVSASFASEGAGMSELKQWNDLYGEGGSRKKEQLSYFL, encoded by the exons ATGGAACAGAAAAGCATTTTGATATCAGCATTGGGTGTTGGGGTGGGAGTGGGCGTGGGGATTAAGTTGGCTTCTGGACAAAATGTTGGCAAATGGGGAGCGAATGATTGTTCCTCGAGCGCCATTACGGTCGAGAAAATGGAGCACGAAATGCTACGGCTAGTTGTTGATGGCAGAGAGAGCAATGTCACTTTTGATAATTTCCCTTATTATCTCAG TGAGCAAACACGGTTGTTGCTGACAAGTGCTGCCTATGTCCACTTAAAGCATGCAGATGTTTCAAGACATACCCGGAATCTTGCTCCTGCAAGCCGGACTATCCTACTCTCAGGGCCAGCAG AATCTTACCAACAGGTTCTTGCCAAGGCTTTAGCTCACTACTTTGAGGCGAAGTTGCTTCTGTTAGATTTAACTGACTTCTCATTGAAG ATACAAAGTAGATATGGTTTTGCCAACAATGAATCT TCTTTCAAAAGATCTACTTCAGAGTCAACTTTGGACCGACTATCTGACCTATTCGGGTCTTTCTCAATATTTCCACAAAGAGATGAGCCTAAAG GAAATATCCACAGGCAAAGCAGTGGAGTGGACCTCCGATCAAT GGAGCCTGAAGGATCTTGTAATCCTCCTAAACATCGGAGATATTCGTCCGCATCTGCAAATATTAGTAGCCTTGGTTTGCAAAGCAATCCTACAAATTCAG CTCCTCTGAAGAACGTTACCAACTGGTCTTTTGATGAAAAGATTCTCATTCAGACTCTTTACAAG GTTTTAGTTTATGTGTCAAAAACCTTTCCCGTTGTGCTATATCTACGGGATGTTGATAAGTTGTTACATAGATCGCAAAGGATGTATAAACTATTCCAGCAACTGTTGAAGAAATTATCTGGACCAATTTTAATTCTTGGTTCACAAGTTCTGAATTCTAGTGATGATTGCCTAAAAGTGGATGAGAGGCTTACTTCCCTCTTCCCCTACAACATTGAAATCATGCCACAAGAAGATGAATCTAACCCTGTCAGCTGGAAATCTCAATTTGAAGAGGAGGTTAAGAGGATACAGACTCAGGATAACAAAAACCATATCATGGAAGTGCTCGCAGCCAATGATCTTGATTGTGATGACCTGAATTCCATCTGTGTAGCAGACACAATGATTCTCAGTGACTATATAGACGAGATTGTCATGTCAGCAGTTTCTTATCATTTAATGAATAACAAAGATCCTGAGTACAGAAATGGGAAACTCGTTATTCCATGCAGTAG tttGTCCCATGCATTCGGTATATTCCACGAGGGAAAATTCAGGGGAGGAGATACATTAAAATTAGAAGCTCAAACAATAACATCGGAG AGAGAGGAAGGGGCTGTTGTGAATCCAGAAGCAAAATCTGAAAATCCTGCTCCTGATATAAAGGCTGAAGCAGAAAGACCAACTTTAGTCGAAAAAACTGAAGGTGAAAATTCAGTTCCTGCACCCAAAGCT GAAGTTCCTCCTGATAATGAGTTTGAGAAGCGAATAAGGCCTGACGTAATACCAGCAAACGAGATCGGTGTAACATTCTCCGATATTGGTGCCTTAGATGAGACCAAAGAATCGCTACAAGAACTAGTAATGCTTCCTCTCCGAAGGCCAGACCTTTTCAGTGGCGGCCTTCTAAAGCCTTGTAGAGGAATATTACTATTTGGGCCTCCTGGCACCGGAAAGACAATGCTAGCAAAGGCCATTGCAAACGAGGCTGGAGCGAGTTTCATCAATGTATCCATGTCCACCATCACCTCTAAATGGTTCggtgaagatgagaagaacgtTCGTGCTCTATTCACACTGGCAGCCAAAGTCTCCCCAActattatatttgttgatgaGGTTGACAGTATGCTTGGGCAGCGAACAAGAGTAGGGGAGCATGAAGCCATGCGTAAAATAAAGAATGAGTTTATGACACTTTGGGATGGGCTTATGACAAAACCAGGGGAGCAAATCCTTGTTCTTGCTGCAACCAATAGGCCATTTGACCTGGATGAGGCAATTATCAGACGATTTGAAAGGAG AATTATGGTAGGACTACCATCTGTGGAGAACAGGGAAAAGATATTGAAGACTCTTGTGGCTAAAGAAAAGGTGGACGAGAAACTTGATTTTCAGGAACTCGCAACTATGACAGAAGGATATACCGGAAGTGATCTAAAG AACTTGTGCACAACTGCTGCTTATAGGCCTATTAGAGAGTTGATACAACAAGAAAGACTAAAGAGTTTG GGGAAAAAGCAGGAAGATGTTGAAGGACAATATAACAATGTCCATGATGAGCAAGGAAAGCAATATGCAACAAGAAATGGCAACGATGCTGAGGACGCAGAAGAGGAAGTCGAACAGGAAAGAGTTATTACCCTAAGGCCTTTGAATATTCATGACTTCAGAGAGGCAAGGAGTCAG GTCTCCGCAAGCTTCGCATCTGAGGGGGCTGGAATGAGTGAATTGAAACAGTGGAATGATTTGTATGGGGAAGGTGGTTCAAGGAAGAAAGAGCAGTTATCTTACTTCCTTTGA
- the LOC130741210 gene encoding uncharacterized protein LOC130741210 isoform X2, whose product MEQKSILISALGVGVGVGVGIKLASGQNVGKWGANDCSSSAITVEKMEHEMLRLVVDGRESNVTFDNFPYYLSEQTRLLLTSAAYVHLKHADVSRHTRNLAPASRTILLSGPAESYQQVLAKALAHYFEAKLLLLDLTDFSLKIQSRYGFANNESSFKRSTSESTLDRLSDLFGSFSIFPQRDEPKVPGNIHRQSSGVDLRSMEPEGSCNPPKHRRYSSASANISSLGLQSNPTNSAPLKNVTNWSFDEKILIQTLYKVLVYVSKTFPVVLYLRDVDKLLHRSQRMYKLFQQLLKKLSGPILILGSQVLNSSDDCLKVDERLTSLFPYNIEIMPQEDESNPVSWKSQFEEEVKRIQTQDNKNHIMEVLAANDLDCDDLNSICVADTMILSDYIDEIVMSAVSYHLMNNKDPEYRNGKLVIPCSSLSHAFGIFHEGKFRGGDTLKLEAQTITSEREEGAVVNPEAKSENPAPDIKAEAERPTLVEKTEGENSVPAPKAEVPPDNEFEKRIRPDVIPANEIGVTFSDIGALDETKESLQELVMLPLRRPDLFSGGLLKPCRGILLFGPPGTGKTMLAKAIANEAGASFINVSMSTITSKWFGEDEKNVRALFTLAAKVSPTIIFVDEVDSMLGQRTRVGEHEAMRKIKNEFMTLWDGLMTKPGEQILVLAATNRPFDLDEAIIRRFERRIMVGLPSVENREKILKTLVAKEKVDEKLDFQELATMTEGYTGSDLKNLCTTAAYRPIRELIQQERLKSLGKKQEDVEGQYNNVHDEQGKQYATRNGNDAEDAEEEVEQERVITLRPLNIHDFREARSQVSASFASEGAGMSELKQWNDLYGEGGSRKKEQLSYFL is encoded by the exons ATGGAACAGAAAAGCATTTTGATATCAGCATTGGGTGTTGGGGTGGGAGTGGGCGTGGGGATTAAGTTGGCTTCTGGACAAAATGTTGGCAAATGGGGAGCGAATGATTGTTCCTCGAGCGCCATTACGGTCGAGAAAATGGAGCACGAAATGCTACGGCTAGTTGTTGATGGCAGAGAGAGCAATGTCACTTTTGATAATTTCCCTTATTATCTCAG TGAGCAAACACGGTTGTTGCTGACAAGTGCTGCCTATGTCCACTTAAAGCATGCAGATGTTTCAAGACATACCCGGAATCTTGCTCCTGCAAGCCGGACTATCCTACTCTCAGGGCCAGCAG AATCTTACCAACAGGTTCTTGCCAAGGCTTTAGCTCACTACTTTGAGGCGAAGTTGCTTCTGTTAGATTTAACTGACTTCTCATTGAAG ATACAAAGTAGATATGGTTTTGCCAACAATGAATCT TCTTTCAAAAGATCTACTTCAGAGTCAACTTTGGACCGACTATCTGACCTATTCGGGTCTTTCTCAATATTTCCACAAAGAGATGAGCCTAAAG TTCCAGGAAATATCCACAGGCAAAGCAGTGGAGTGGACCTCCGATCAAT GGAGCCTGAAGGATCTTGTAATCCTCCTAAACATCGGAGATATTCGTCCGCATCTGCAAATATTAGTAGCCTTGGTTTGCAAAGCAATCCTACAAATTCAG CTCCTCTGAAGAACGTTACCAACTGGTCTTTTGATGAAAAGATTCTCATTCAGACTCTTTACAAG GTTTTAGTTTATGTGTCAAAAACCTTTCCCGTTGTGCTATATCTACGGGATGTTGATAAGTTGTTACATAGATCGCAAAGGATGTATAAACTATTCCAGCAACTGTTGAAGAAATTATCTGGACCAATTTTAATTCTTGGTTCACAAGTTCTGAATTCTAGTGATGATTGCCTAAAAGTGGATGAGAGGCTTACTTCCCTCTTCCCCTACAACATTGAAATCATGCCACAAGAAGATGAATCTAACCCTGTCAGCTGGAAATCTCAATTTGAAGAGGAGGTTAAGAGGATACAGACTCAGGATAACAAAAACCATATCATGGAAGTGCTCGCAGCCAATGATCTTGATTGTGATGACCTGAATTCCATCTGTGTAGCAGACACAATGATTCTCAGTGACTATATAGACGAGATTGTCATGTCAGCAGTTTCTTATCATTTAATGAATAACAAAGATCCTGAGTACAGAAATGGGAAACTCGTTATTCCATGCAGTAG tttGTCCCATGCATTCGGTATATTCCACGAGGGAAAATTCAGGGGAGGAGATACATTAAAATTAGAAGCTCAAACAATAACATCGGAG AGAGAGGAAGGGGCTGTTGTGAATCCAGAAGCAAAATCTGAAAATCCTGCTCCTGATATAAAGGCTGAAGCAGAAAGACCAACTTTAGTCGAAAAAACTGAAGGTGAAAATTCAGTTCCTGCACCCAAAGCT GAAGTTCCTCCTGATAATGAGTTTGAGAAGCGAATAAGGCCTGACGTAATACCAGCAAACGAGATCGGTGTAACATTCTCCGATATTGGTGCCTTAGATGAGACCAAAGAATCGCTACAAGAACTAGTAATGCTTCCTCTCCGAAGGCCAGACCTTTTCAGTGGCGGCCTTCTAAAGCCTTGTAGAGGAATATTACTATTTGGGCCTCCTGGCACCGGAAAGACAATGCTAGCAAAGGCCATTGCAAACGAGGCTGGAGCGAGTTTCATCAATGTATCCATGTCCACCATCACCTCTAAATGGTTCggtgaagatgagaagaacgtTCGTGCTCTATTCACACTGGCAGCCAAAGTCTCCCCAActattatatttgttgatgaGGTTGACAGTATGCTTGGGCAGCGAACAAGAGTAGGGGAGCATGAAGCCATGCGTAAAATAAAGAATGAGTTTATGACACTTTGGGATGGGCTTATGACAAAACCAGGGGAGCAAATCCTTGTTCTTGCTGCAACCAATAGGCCATTTGACCTGGATGAGGCAATTATCAGACGATTTGAAAGGAG AATTATGGTAGGACTACCATCTGTGGAGAACAGGGAAAAGATATTGAAGACTCTTGTGGCTAAAGAAAAGGTGGACGAGAAACTTGATTTTCAGGAACTCGCAACTATGACAGAAGGATATACCGGAAGTGATCTAAAG AACTTGTGCACAACTGCTGCTTATAGGCCTATTAGAGAGTTGATACAACAAGAAAGACTAAAGAGTTTG GGGAAAAAGCAGGAAGATGTTGAAGGACAATATAACAATGTCCATGATGAGCAAGGAAAGCAATATGCAACAAGAAATGGCAACGATGCTGAGGACGCAGAAGAGGAAGTCGAACAGGAAAGAGTTATTACCCTAAGGCCTTTGAATATTCATGACTTCAGAGAGGCAAGGAGTCAG GTCTCCGCAAGCTTCGCATCTGAGGGGGCTGGAATGAGTGAATTGAAACAGTGGAATGATTTGTATGGGGAAGGTGGTTCAAGGAAGAAAGAGCAGTTATCTTACTTCCTTTGA